A window of the Microtus pennsylvanicus isolate mMicPen1 chromosome 4, mMicPen1.hap1, whole genome shotgun sequence genome harbors these coding sequences:
- the Mex3c gene encoding RNA-binding E3 ubiquitin-protein ligase MEX3C codes for MPSGSSAALALAAAPAPLPQPPPLPPPAGGPELEGDGLLLRERLAALGLDDPSPAEPGAPALRAAAVAAAQCQARRAAALAPEESAPPGRPATSETAELELEEDEEEGEEAELDGDLLEEEELEEAEEEDRPSLLLLSPPAATASQTQAIPGGPLGSVLLPPAGFDAREAAAAAAGVLYGGDDAQGMMAAMLSHAYGPGGGGAAAAALNGEQAALLRRKSVNTTECVPVPSSEHVAEIVGRQGCKIKALRAKTNTYIKTPVRGEEPIFVVTGRKEDVAMAKREILSAAEHFSMIRASRNKNGPALGGLSCSPNLPGQTTVQVRVPYRVVGLVVGPKGATIKRIQQQTHTYIVTPSRDKEPVFEVTGMPENVDRAREEIEMHIAMRTGNYIELNEENDFHYNGTDVSFEGGTLGSAWLSSNPVPPSRARMMSNYRNDSSSSLGSGSTDSYFGSNRLADFSPTSPFSTGNFWFGDTLPSVGSEDLTVDSPAFDSLPTSAQTIWTPFEPVNPLSGFGSDPSGNMKTQRRGSQPSTPRLSPTFPESIEHPLARRVRSDPPSTGNHVGLPIYIPAFSNGTNSYSSSNGGSTSSSPPESRRKHDCVICFENEVIAALVPCGHNLFCMECANKICEKRTPSCPVCQTAVTQAIQIHS; via the exons ATGCCGAGCGGCAGCTCCGCGGCCCTGGCCCTGGCGGCGGCCCCGGCCCCCCTGCCGCAGCCGCCTCCGCTGCCGCCGCCCGCGGGAGGCCCGGAGCTCGAGGGGGACGGGCTGCTGCTAAGGGAACGCCTGGCCGCGCTCGGCCTCGACGACCCCAGCCCGGCGGAGCCCGGCGCCCCGGCGCTCAGGGccgcggcggtggcggcggcgcaGTGCCAGGCCCGGCGGGCGGCCGCGCTGGCACCGGAGGAGTCCGCTCCGCCCGGCCGCCCGGCGACCTCCGAGACGgcggagctggagctggaggaggacgaggaggagggggaggaagcgGAGCTGGACGGAGacctgctggaggaggaggagctggaggaggctgaggaggaggacCGGCcgtcgctgctgctgctgtcgcCGCCCGCGGCCACCGCCTCCCAGACCCAGGCGATCCCGGGCGGGCCCCTGGGATCGGTGCTGTTGCCGCCCGCGGGGTTCGATGCCCGggaggcggcggccgcggcggcGGGAGTGCTGTACGGAGGGGACGATGCCCAGGGCATGATGGCGGCGATGCTGTCCCACGCCTACGGCCCCGGCGGTGGCGGGGCCGCCGCTGCCGCGCTGAACGGGGAGCAAGCGGCCCTGCTGCGGAGGAAGAGCGTCAACACCACCGAGTGCGTCCCGGTGCCCAGTTCCGAGCACGTCGCCGAGATTGTCGGACGCCAGG GTTGTAAAATTAAAGCACTGAGAGCCAAGACAAACACGTATATCAAGACGCCTGTTCGTGGTGAAGAGCCCATTTTTGTTGTCACTGGACGGAAAGAAGATGTTGCCATGGCCAAAAGAGAAATCCTCTCGGCTGCAGAGCACTTCTCTATGATTCGTGCATCTCGAAACAAAAATGGCCCTGCGCTGGGAGGGTTATCCTGTAGTCCTAATCTGCCTGGTCAAACTACGGTCCAAGTCAGGGTCCCCTATCGTGTGGTAGGGCTAGTAGTTGGACCAAAAGGAGCAACAATTAAGAGAATTCAGCAACAGACCCACACATACATAGTAACTCCAAGCAGAGATAAGGAGCCCGTCTTTGAAGTGACAGGGATGCCCGAAAATGTTGATCGAGCACGGGAAGAAATAGAAATGCATATCGCCATGCGTACAGGAAACTACATAGAgctcaatgaagaaaatgatttcCATTATAACGGTACCGACGTGAGCTTTGAAGGTGGCACTCTTGGCTCTGCATGGCTCTCTTCCAATCCAGTTCCTCCTAGCCGTGCAAGAATGATGTCCAACTATCGAAATGATAGTTCTAGTTCTCTAGGAAGTGGTTCCACTGATTCCTATTTTGGAAGCAATAGGCTGGCTGACTTTAGTCCAACGAGCCCATTTAGCACAGGAAACTTTTGGTTTGGAGATACACTACCGTCTGTAGGCTCAGAAGATCTTACAGTAGACTCTCCTGCCTTTGACTCTTTACCAACATCTGCTCAAACTATCTGGACTCCATTTGAACCAGTTAACCCACTCTCTGGCTTTGGGAGTGATCCTTCTGGTAACATGAAGACTCAGCGAAGAGGAAGTCAGCCATCAACTCCTCGTCTGTCTCCTACATTTCCTGAGAGCATAGAACACCCACTTGCTCGGAGGGTTAGGAGCGACCCACCTAGTACAGGCAACCATGTTGGCCTTCCAATATACATCCCTGCTTTCTCTAATGGTACCAATAGTTACTCCTCTTCCAATGGTGGTTCCACCTCTAGCTCACCTCCAGAATCAAGAAGAAAGCACGACTGTGTGATTTGCTTTGAGAATGAAGTTATTGCTGCCCTAGTTCCATGTGGCCACAACCTCTTCTGTATGGAATGTGCCAACAAGATCTGTGAAAAGAGAACGCCATCATGTCCAGTTTGCCAGACAGCTGTTACTCAGGCAATCCAAATTCACtcttaa